gccctggtgaggccgcatctggaatattatgtctagttctgggcccctcagttcaagaaggacagggaactgctagagagagtccagtgcagagccacaaagaatgattaagggggtggaacatctcccttatgaggagaggctgagggagctgggtctctttagcttagagaagaggagactgaggggtgacctcattaatgtttataaatatgtaaagggcacgtgtcatgaggatggagccagactcttctcagtgacatcccttgacaggacaaggggcaatgggtgcaagctggaacacaggaggttccacataaatatgaggagaaacttctttatggtgagggtgagcgaacactggaacaggctgcccagagaggttgtggagtctccttctctggagacattcaaaacccgcctgaacgcgttcctgtgtgatatgatctaggtaatcctgctccggcagggggatgggactagatgatctttcgaggtcccttccaatccctaacattctgtgattctgtaactcgAGCCACCATAgttgcctttctctttccttgtcTTTGGCATCAGGCTGTCAATGGTGGCTTGTGTGATGAATGAATGTAGCACACACTACATCCATCCATGACCCTTCTGGAGCTTTATTTtgagcacttcttttttttttttttttccagctaagaGACTGCTGCCCCCAAAGATAAGATGCAGCACAGTTGCCTCTCTGGCAGTAGATGCTGAATTTGAACTGCTGCTGGGCCACGTGCTCATCACAAATGATGTTTCTGAAGCAGAGCTTGAGACTTGCCCAGCCTGCAAAGGTTTTCTTTGAGATTACTTGGAGCAGAGACCTCAGCTATGCTGTTAGTAGATCCATCTGTCTTAAGATCCCTGGACCTTGGCCTGGAGCCCTTCACTGGCCTTTCTTGACTGAATGGTTGTTATTAAGGCTGAAAGTGTGGGTGTCACTGCTAATAGGAGTTGCAATATTGCTGCAGAAAGGCAACAACTATCAGGAGGTAAGGGGGTGTTTGTGAAAATAAAGTGTTCTACATAGCTTAGGTCAGGGCCCTATCCATTTGTAAGTGCTGGTCTATATATTACTGAACATGGGCCCAGACTTTATTGCTGTTTTAAGGGAGCAGTTACCCAAATCCTTCCAAATAAGGGCCTTAATCTACTGTAAGCAATAATCTGCCCATGCACGAAGAGTGAAGGCTGAAGGAATAGTATATGCCCACCTAGAGAAGACCGTCATTCTATTAAACTTGAATATAAGCTGTGGTCAGCCAGAGATTGAATGTTTTATATTAACTTGAATGGAACTACATTGTTTAACCTCAGCAAAAATATGGTTTGGGAATATGATTGGGTTTATTCATCTTGGCATTTGCAATGATGCCCTTTCATAGTACAGATTAGCTTTTGATTAAAGTAGAAGCACTAGTTAGATTGTGTCATTTCTGGGCTGTGGGTGTGTTTCAAGAAAGCCTTATCCATATTTTCGTCTTGAAGAAGGAACAACTCTACCTCACATGTTCCTGACAGGTATGTCTAACCTTTTCTCTAGCACTGGAGACTCTAAGacttcttgtgtgtgtgtgtgtgtgtgtgtgtatccaCAGACAAACTATCCCATTGTTGTAAAGCTTTCCTCAGTGTTGTGGTCACATGTGTGGTGGTTTAGACTTGTTTACATCATAGCTGCGTGAAGATTCATCACAGAATAAAGCAAGTACAACAGAGCTTCCTGGGTCTATTCACTCTGCTTGGAAATTCAGCCAGAGCATGGATGGCGCTCTACTGAATGAATGACAACATGTTCTCATCTGCAGTTTAGTTTTGGTAAAACAGATATACAACTGGATAGAAATAAATTCAGTCAAGGCAGGTCTTTGCTTTGTCACTTTTGAGCGTCTTTCTCAGGGAGAAAAACAACCATGTGCTTTGAGAGAAAAGCTCTGTGGCTATTATGTACAGCCATTCCCAACTCCAGTTTCGACCTCAACAGTCCAGGCAAGGAAAAAGTCACGGTGGTAGATCCCCTGTTAGTCAGGCTCCCATGGGGGAAGGTGAGTCAGTGACAGAGAGCAACGGGGACATATGCTTTATGTAACCAAGGTGTTATCCAGACCTCAAAATAGCATCTCAGCATCTGCAAATAAAAGGGGAATTGGTGATGAAGTTCAGATGGCTGCTGGTTGGTCTCAGCATTGTGGGCCACGATGGGGCAGGAGAGAACAGCATCTTTTTGTCTGCTCCCTTTATCCTGGGAAAACTACTGCTTGTTAAGTAATCGTACCTTGGTGGGAAAGCCCGTGTAAGGACTTCCCCTGCCCAGGAAGTCTCTCTGTTTAGCACCTACTCTATTTCTGCACAATTGCACTCATTTATCTAGGAATATGGGCTAGATGGCTGCATCTGGTTCAACTCCTTGCAGATGGGAGCTGGCCCTGGGTGCATGAGAGGTACTATGCTGATAACCCTGCCTCaccccagctgcctctgcacagAGGAGGCTTGTACATCTGTGAGGACATGGCAGAGCTGGTCTGAAGGTGACTATACAGCTAGACATGGCCAGGAATCACCTGTAATTACTGGGTACCCCAAAGGAATTGGACACATACctgttgcaggttttttttcctttggaagtgACAGCTGTCCAGGCTGGAGTGCTCCCTCTTCTCACACATGGTGCGTCCAATTTCCACGTGTAGCATGTATTTCAGCCCTCTGACAATCTAGAGAAAGTAGTTTTGTCCTTTAAAGTaagggcaggggaaagggaTGCCAACATTTTGGCTAAGTATTAAGTGTTACATCTGTGTGTAGTGTTGTGGattgaaatgttttgtgttgatttactgggggggggagggggggggcggggcagAGCCCACCTGTGGAGCAGTTGAATGGGTTAGagggacacagcctcaagcttcgccaggggaggttcaggttggacattaggaagaatttcttttcagaaagggttattagacattggaatgggctgcccagggaggtggtggagtcaccatctctggatgtgtttaagaaaagactggacatgtcTTGGGTGCTGTGTAGGAGGGTCAATTGGTAAATGGTTTGGAGGACCACTAGAAGTCTGGACTCATCTTACCTGTACCATGGCTTTGTTTATTTGTGATTCCTTAAACAGAAAGAGGTCATTGGAACTGTTGTTGTATCTGTAAACCCCAAAGCGAGCTGCCTGGCGAACACCAGGGTTGTCGGTGTTCATTGGGACAGGGAAGCCAGGTTTTGTGGTCGAATGAGGTGGTGGTACATATGTAGctgaaacaacacaaaacatgaGTGCAAAACACATCAGGTGCCTGAAACGGTGGGAGCTTCAGCCCGCCTAACCAATGCTAAACCTTCTTACTTGTCCAATGCACTTGTGCTTCAGAAGGACTCTGCTCACATCCATTacaaagtaattttcctttataTGTTTGAAATGGTGAAACAATCCTGTGGAATGAAGTGACATAAGAAGACACTGCTAGAAGTGGTAGCAGAGCTCAAACTGACTTAGCCAAGGTATCATGAATATTATTTAGAATGTCTCTGGTATGACTCCTGGCTCATAGAAGGCCCAACTTTGAATCTAGTTATGAAACTAGATCTGCAACTATGTTGCTCAGAGTACAGTATAATTTTGATAACATATCAAACACTGGCTGGCAGAGTCCTGCTGCTCTTATTTGGCATGCCAAGTTTAACTTGCAGATACAAGTCTTTCCCACCCCGCCTTAATCATTTGATAGCATCTTGAGGTTTTCATTTTAGGGGGATTTAGGTGAGGGGAAGGTACCCTCCCTCTACATGCTGACACAGGAGAGGGTGTCCATGTtctgcagctgggcagggaagggcCTGGACCATCTTATCACAGCCATGAAGGAGAGGAGCAAGGTGTGTAGGAAATGGAGATTGGGGGGTTGAGGAACCCATGAGCTTTCAAGTTTGAGTAGTTCTTTCCACACAGCCCTTATTACTGTGTATTCTTACTTGTTTGTGTAGCTAATTTTCCCcatgctctgtttcttttttcaataatttaaaagaagctCGAAGCTTACAGTTGATGTCATTATTTCCTCCCCTTTTACATTTGCCTTCCCCtccattttcctccttctgaaatacaaacaggaggaaaacatcCTCAGCCTGTGCAAGTTGCTGTGCAGCCACTGCTGATGCCAAGACCTGCCAGTGCAGGAGGTGGCCCTTGGAGTTCACGGTGCATGTGTGTAGGCAGTGAGCCTGTGTGTGCACACAAATGGGCACACAGAGCTTGTACTACATTTGCTGTGAAAGTCAAGCTTTTTATCAcatctagctttttttttttttccacagctagATCTCTCACTAACAGCCAAGCACAGAGCATAGACTCTGTATTTAAGCCAGTTTGTACTGAGAAACCAGAGTGGAAAAGAGAGGGGCAACCTGGTGACCCAGAGTctattttaaaaacccaaacccccaccATTACATGCTATCATTCAGCTTTCAGGTTGCTGACGTATGTCCTAGTTACGCTATCACATCCTCCCCCGCAGGTGGTAATGGCTGCACCCCCTTGTAACACTGTTCAGGGATTGAAGTGTTGACCTGCGAAGGAGAGACTCAGTTCCACATCTCTTCTCAACATAAGGATGTCCAAATTCACGTCTCTTCTGGGCTGGTACCCCAGCTACCTTAATGACCCCCATATTTTCTTGCAGGTGGGGAGCTGAGAGAGCCAGGCCATGTGTCTGAGAGGAGCAGATGTTCTGCAAGTGGCTTTGTGTCTGGTGTGAAGGTGACAAGCTTTCCTGTCCCATGTCTCTGATCTGTGTTGGGACTGGGTGTGCAGCCAGTGCTGGGCAGCCTGGCagtgttattagacattggaatgggctgcccagggaggtggtggagtcaccatctctggatgtgtttaagaaaagactggacatggcacttagtgccatggtctagttgacagggtggtgtaagggcaacggttggactcgatgatccctgaggtctcttccaacctggttgattctgtgattctgtgttttttcaccTAACAGCAGCCTGGAATCCACTTCTCTATGGGATGCCATTTTCCCACTGCAGCAAGGGTGAGATTCAAGAGTCACAGAAACTCATGACCGTGCAGCCTAGAACTCAAGGTATTTCGCAGGCAGCACATCTTATCCAGTGCTCGGCTCATGAGTAAGACTTTCCAGAGCATCTgcgtgtcctcttgtcctgaaCAGGGTCTCTGCCTGGGGTTTAAGGTGGTGGGACCCACAGGTGGTTCAAGAGGGCCATGCAGGACCTGCCTGAAGTCAGAAAGGAAGcttggggcagagcagggcctTGGTTTGGGCCTTGCTCATAAGGCCAGCTGTCCTCTTCCTCAGGGAGGCAGTGCTTTTCCCTGTGCCATCAATACCAACTCAATAGCTTACAGGAAGGAGCTTTTTCCTGAGCTCACCTAGCAACTGAGACAGGCTGCCAGGCTGAGAGCAGGTCACTGGCTTGGGCTCTTCTGGCTGCCCTCCAGGACCTTGCTTGAATCTATGCTGTTATGCCTGTTGAAAAGTCAGATGTGGCAGTGGTGGAAGTGTTGACAGCAGATACTGTCCCTTGTAGTAGGAAGGGATAACCACAGTCTTTTTAAATCTTAGCACAAGGTCCCTTTTCAACTTAATAGCCCTCAACACATCTTGAGTCATggtgatgtcttttttttaggCATGGGGTGGCAGGGTGAGTGGGGCTGGCTGAAGTCAAAACTGTGTGTATGGGAAGAAAACTATGAAATGTGTTACTCAAAAGTTCCTGACTCCAGTGCCTGGTAGATCCAGCAGTGTCACATGTAGCAATGAAATGCAGCATCTGGAGAGGTGGACTCACAGTCTTGCAAGCTGTACCGTGTGTTGCAGGCAGGTAGCAGGCTGGTAATACACCATGTGTTGTAGGCAGATGGTAGGCTAATATATCTTTGCCCTGGCTTTCACCAAGGGGTACTgggcatttctcctccttcacccATTGCAACTTGGTGTTGAGAACAACTCACACCAGAGCAAAGTGGGTATAAAATCTACTGAGCCCTTGTGGGATAACTTTACCCCCCTGTTTTCCTCTGGTGACCCAGATACCTCAAAGctagcatttgtttttcttgatgtGCTTTGGTTCTCATTCAAGGTGGTCACTGCATGGAGTACACAATAGTCTGAAATCTCTTTTGCCATTTGGAGTAGTTTCCACAACAGTATTTCCAAAGTCCAGATATGCCCTGGTGTGAGGTGCCTGTAGTTCTGATTTTCTGTAACGCTTAGAGGCCCAGATAATGTGATCTCACGACCTGGGAAAACAGCTCTTACTTCTCCACAGGGAGATAGTTATGTCCAGAGCATTTGTATTTCAGACCCCATCCTTGCTTCTGGATTTGGAAATGTGAAGAGAGAGCGGAAAAATCTGGCCCTCCTACTTCTGCCACATGGTGGTAGGGTAGACTGTTTTCTTGCTCTGAGTTAACAGGCAACTGCCCGTTATTAAGCAAGAGAGGGCTGTTCTTGCAGAGACGAGTTAAATGTTGTATTAAGAGGCCCTTTCTTGTGCTTTCCTCATTGAGGAATAATTTGGGGGCCCTATTCCTGCAGTATAAGAGAGCAATCCTGTAGAtgctctcccccagcctgcagtgAAGCAAATAGACAGATTGCAACaggttgtgtgtttttttccataggGTGCTTTCAAAACCTCCTCCCCATTACTAGGAGTAAGGCTAGGCTTTATCTTTACATTTAAGACGCAGCAGAGTTCCTGCATGCCTCTGCAACCCCCAAAGGAAACCACAGCCGAAACAAAAAGCTACTACTGGCTAACCAAATGCCATCCCTGAGTGCATTAGTACTTTCTGTGTATGGGAGCCAAAGTAAAACTGAAGCAGAGCTAAAAccttcagagagaaaatactCCTGTCTGCAGCTCCCATTCTAAAGATTTAAGGCCAGCTGCAATCAAGAGTTTCCTTgctcagcaaagaaagaaacGATATGGAGTAATGTTTCGTTAAAGTCAGCTAATCGGCACTCAAGTGCGCATCTGTACTTAGCAGTCAAATTGTTACTCACAGTCTTTAGATTTAATAATCAAGGTCATGCGGAGTTTAAACACTGACAAATAAGTTAAAACTAAAAGCTGACTTTAAAATCCTTAGATGATGTCCCTGGATAACATGGTTCACTACAAGGGGAAAAAGTCTTTTAAGCAGTTGGATTTTCAGCTGCAGTCTGAACCCTGCAGTGCTGAGCCAGCATGGGCAGCAGTTGGAGAAGGGTTGTTATTCACCAGTGCATTAGAAAGCAGCACTCACAGAAcctaaagcacaaagaaaacgGAAATTATTTTCCACTCTTACCATCTGAAGTTCTGGTGAAGCCCCAGAGTGCGAAACAGCAGAGTGTGGCCAAGCTGCAGGTGAAGTTCACTGCCATCTCCACCACTTCTGAAGAGGAGCCTGCCACCGAGAGGAGCGACTCGGTGCCTGCCACCAGGAGGAGTGACTCGCCCTGCTTCCTGCATGGGAAGATGTGCCTTTTCGAGTGCTCTTATTggctgggagggaagaaaaaatcaCCCTAAAACCCCCTGAATCATTGCAGCTCTGATGCAGACTTTGTCTCCTGCTGCTGACCACACACCTCAAAGCACCACCACAAAACTCTGGCTTGGTGACAGCAGCACCAGTCCTGCATCAGACAGGGACTTTTGGTTCGTGATCCTCAGGGGTTGTGCAGAAGCATGGGTAGATATATGTGATGTAACACTGGGAAGTGGTGTGGGGGTGAGGAGAGTAACAGGCATGTGCTTTAAGATTCATGGGGAAACTTAATCCCTAAGAAATGGGCAGTGAGCCCTGGGGATGTAGTTCCTGACTTGTGTATGGGTGTCTGTGTGGGGAGAAGCCTGACAAAGATGGGCCCAGTGTCTTGCTTCCGCTGACATGGAGATGTGAGGTTTGGGTGAGGGAGACAAGGAAGTTTTAGGGGTATCTACCAGAGGGGGCTGTGTGGAGCACAGCCAGTAGGAAGaggattttggttttggtggcaGAAGAGAATGCTGAGCCCCACGTTTACAAAAGGTGTTTTGGTAACAGGAAAGGGCTGCGTGAGGCTCAGAGGAGGTGAGGTTTTTCTCTAGGTGCTCTCCAGAGGGCAAGAGAAACACGAGGGGAGGGGTAGTTTGGTGCTCTGTGGCTTGCAGAGGTTTTCAGCTCTGGGGTTGGATTCCCCAGGGTCAGTGTTTGGTTTCCAGAGAGGTCATCTCCAGGCAGTGTTGGTCCATGCTGAGGAGCTTACAAGTCTGGGGAAAGGAGTTGGTTGCCAGACCTTGTGGTGCACCTGAAATCACCAGCTGCCAGATTCAAGAGACTGGGAGATGAACTGATGTCTCACTGAAGGGCTGGATGTGGtggactctgtgtgtgtgcatttgttTCAGGTGAGCAGGAAGATGGTGCTTGCCTTTCACTTGCCCCAGCAATGAACTGTGCTCCTTTCTGAGCAAAGACATCTTATTGCCTGAAGGAAAGTCCTAATGTAGGCCAGTGTGGGTGGCGCATAAGAAGCTGGAGGAAAATAATAGTGTTTCCTTGTAGGAAGGGGTTAGGTAAACCCTCTGTTGAAACATTCCACCAAGAAGGAATGGGGCAAGTATGGTGAGTCACATTTATCATCAGTCCTACTTGCGTAGAGCTTCTGAATCAGCCCAAAGCCTGTGGAAAACGTTGAGAGCGAACGAGAGGGGCTGTATTCagttcctccccccccccccttttttttttgagctcaCACAGTGATCTGTCCTTCAAGTGTGGCACAGATAGGGACTCACTCCTCTGCGTGGCTGAATCAGGTATCTTCAGCCCTCCCTTTCTCCTCAAGAACTGCACTTTGTAGTTCTACCTCACTGAGAGACTCTGGGGGAGTGTCTTTGTAAGCCTATAGTTGAGTCCTGCAACAGGCAAGAGAGGGGGTGGTTGGGGACCCTCGTCACTGGATTCCAGCACATCCGTGTGTTGCAAGAGCCTGTTGGTCAACTTGCCCCATGATGCCCCAGAAAGGGGTTCAGGCTTCCTGCAGGACCTCCACCCCTGCTCTCTTTGCTTCCTGGTAAGCTCACAGCCACAGCCTTTTGATTTGAGTAGAAAGGGACCCAGTGTGAGGGTCTGCTCAGGGATTAGAGGGGATCTTTCTAGAGCATAGATTCTTTCCTTGCTTAAAAGGAGTGCTTTGGGACACCACTAGCAGCCCTTTGAGAGGGTTTGGTGTGAGTGGGGACGATGACTAACAAAGGCAgagagggtggtgagacgcaactccagcacccacagccctccTGTGCAAGGCCACCTTACTTAGCTGTTGGCACTAGAGGGCACCAGAAGGTAATTCACTGTGCCAGAGCACAAGCTTGCCTGGTCCAGGCACCCACGGAGCATCTCGAGTGGCTACTCCTGCATTACCTGTGACCTGAGTGCTGGGGAGATTGGGGTGCCCTCGTGCGGAGCACCTTCCTCTGCACAGAAGCCAAAGGCAAGTGCAAACCTCACACAGAGCAGAGTTGTCCCCAGTGGACTAGGGACAGGCCCCAGGGGTAGTGGCCCTGTTTCAGCCTCATCCAAAACCATCAGTGCCCTGGGCTCTCTTCTTGCCTAGGAGGTTGCCTGGAGCTTTGACAGATCAGCTCTTGGGTGTATGATGGTTGGTGCCCCAGCACAGAGTGTGTGCTCTGGCTGTCAGGGCACCCGCGCCCGTGGTCTGATGCAAACCtggctgcttcttccttctgctgtccTGCTGTGGTGGCATCTGTGCTGCCACAGACTTTGTCCTGGGGAGTTCAGGACCTGCTCTTTGCTTAAGAGCACTGTTTCACTGTTAACAAGGTTTATAAAACCAGACAGTGACTGAAAGAAAGCAGCGTGTGTCTGCAGAAGGCAtattttccctgcctttttccctctccccttctttcCATAAAATTGCTCATTTACAGCTCTTTCAaataagcttttcctttttctaatgACTCTTTTATAATTCTGTTGAGGAAGTTTCTCCAGTTCTTTTCTCCTAGGAAGTTACAGAGTGCTCACTAAAGAGCAGTAATATTAATAGTGCTAGGTACTATTATgtaaaaaaaactcaaaaaaacaacaccaatAACCCCACCGAAGAACTCCCACTCCCCGATAACTGACAAACACTAGTAAACTCCTCCAAGCCCACAATATGCAAAtacttgttatttttcttcgGGAATTTTTGTGCTGTGGAGGAACTGTGACTGGAGACTGGGACTGTTGTCCCTTTGCCATGTCTCATTCCAACCAGGTGCCATCTCCTGGGACATTGCTCTGTGCCCCAAATCCGTCTGCAGGAGGAGTGGAGCAGTGTCATGTTTCATTTGACATCAAACCCAGGAAAATGAGGCAGATCCTCTTCTCGTTGAAGCTCCCTCAGGATCACTGATGGGAATTTCACTCACTTTCCCTGGAATGCAAGTGTAGACCACCTCCTCCAGACCAGCATAGGGCATGTGGGGCACTCCATGGGGTGGTCTCCACTCTTTAAATTTCCCACTATGTGGCTGTTCCTGTGTGAACAGAAATCCTGAACAGGGAAAGGATGAGAGTATGCGGGCAAGGAAAGTCTTGCTGATTATGCCAGGGTAAACAGAGCATTTGCTTTAAGCAAATAGCTAGCCCTGGCCCAGTCTAAATCAAGCTTGTGATCTTTCTGCATTAAGCTGGGTTAAATAGACCTTAAAAGACGTGCATGCCTGAAGAACCCTCCTGTTTGTCTTTCTGTGAGTAGGGGATGTTTGTTGAAAATTGTGGGAGACCAAGTCCGCTTTCTTTTCTGCAAGGGAGTTTGCAGAGTCTGTTCATTCTGTCACTGTTGGGCTGGGTTATTAGAGGCTTAGAAACAGTGTGCAACtctgcagggatttttttgattaaaataaaagccccACAACTTTTATTATCCATAAATCAAAGATGTAATTATCTCCTTTCTTATTGAAGAAGCAAAACCACAGTACCTGAAGTTTGATTTTCATGACATTTGGTGCGTGAGGTGGACTTTTTCAACATCACTTTTTGCTTCTGTCATTCAAGGCAGACCTTTGGCCACACAGCACAACCCAGTAGTTGCCACCATGGCTTCCTGAAATAATGATAGTGGTGTCTGCAAGGCGTTGTGTTGGAATTACACTCCTGTAAATGCAATCAGCATTCTAGCTCTACACccacaatatttcattttcagttctcaCTCCCTCTTTGCACTTCATAGATCAATGGGGGACTGTAAGAAAACTTAACGTCATTAACTTTCGCAGAGGCTTGGAGGATGACCGGAGTGTGTTTGAATTGGGctttcaaaaattttaattaagacACATTTACCAGTGTCAatagttggttttttttttctggaatcttttttacattttctaggCCTTCATCTAATCCCCAGGGCAGATAATTTAGTTGGCTCTGCTTTCATGAAGGATCTGAGCAGGAGGATGCTTTTCTGGCTCTCAGCTGGCAGAGAGAAATCACCACATTTCAGCTTTTGGTAGACTATTACATGGGGAAATGTGTGTTACTTTGGCAGAGTGGCAACAGCAGACTTTACGCCTTAAAGGTGAAAGAGGTGGGCATGATATCTTCTTCCACACTGGAGACCTGTACTTTGCAGATGCTGAAGTATGTTGAGGTGCAGAGAAAAGACAGTCCAAGAACAAAGGACCAGGATAAAGAATTCAGGTGAGGacccagctgctcctctgccttcctATAGCAGGAACACCTCACCAGCCCATCTTTTGTAGGTGGAAAACCATGCAGCTCATATagcagcagcctttcagtatGGGGTCACCTGGGCAAGCCACAGGATACTGATACCCTTCTGAGCAGGCTTGTGGCTGAACAAGTTTGGTGAGGTACAAGGGCTGAAAATGGTTCAGAGCACATGTCCCTTTGTAGGATTAAGTCAGCAGTGGTGGTCACAGTCAGGATTATGGGTTTTGTACCTTTGGCAGCAATAGGACGTAGAGGATAAATTGGGCTTTGACACTGGTGGGTTGGCCTCACCTGGGGAATTTGTCTCCTTAAGCTCCCTTGCCTCTTTTGCTAGGTGCTCTGTAGCTCACCAACACCCCACCTGTGCCTCCATTGCAGAAGTTGCTCTAATTTTTCAAAGGGATC
This region of Nyctibius grandis isolate bNycGra1 chromosome 1, bNycGra1.pri, whole genome shotgun sequence genomic DNA includes:
- the CST7 gene encoding cystatin-F; the protein is MAVNFTCSLATLCCFALWGFTRTSDATYVPPPHSTTKPGFPVPMNTDNPGVRQAARFGVYRYNNSSNDLFLFKESQINKAMVQIVRGLKYMLHVEIGRTMCEKREHSSLDSCHFQRKKNLQQMLRCYFEVWITPWLHKAYVPVALCH